The Holophagales bacterium genome has a segment encoding these proteins:
- a CDS encoding molybdopterin-dependent oxidoreductase produces the protein RRQYHPDRAPPPAEAGRKAWGREVCPRVSWDEALDLVASEMKRVRETYGPGALFVPYGTGSYNQTNGSHVARRLMNVAGGCLGIWNSYSWAAINVATPTVYGTLTTGNQRQDWVNAKLILMWGWNPAEMRDGTNSDFFLKLARQRGARVVCIDPRHSLSAASLADEWIPIRPGTDAAPPGAMAYVTVTEVYDAEFVRTHCRLRRLVDAAGVRGGTWLRDHLSARGTASRRRSGPSRSPPCRARRSPAAREVRVRRSRASSTRATGCSDGAYGEQVVRGGCVLAALAGTSGSRAAGPRVSGTRRPTAAPSGPSSRPARTRSARRSRASSGPRRS, from the coding sequence CGCCGCCAGTACCACCCCGACCGGGCTCCTCCACCCGCTGAAGCGGGTCGGAAGGCGTGGGGAAGGGAAGTTTGCCCCCGGGTCTCCTGGGACGAGGCGCTCGACCTCGTCGCATCGGAGATGAAGCGGGTGCGGGAGACGTACGGCCCCGGCGCCCTCTTCGTCCCGTACGGGACCGGCTCGTACAACCAGACGAACGGTTCGCACGTGGCGCGGCGTCTGATGAACGTCGCCGGCGGGTGCCTCGGGATCTGGAACAGCTACTCCTGGGCCGCCATCAACGTGGCGACGCCAACGGTCTACGGCACGCTCACGACCGGCAACCAGCGCCAGGACTGGGTGAACGCGAAGCTGATCCTGATGTGGGGCTGGAACCCGGCGGAGATGCGCGACGGGACGAACAGCGATTTCTTCCTCAAGCTCGCGCGGCAACGGGGCGCCCGCGTCGTCTGCATCGACCCGCGGCACAGCCTCTCGGCCGCGTCACTCGCGGACGAGTGGATCCCGATCCGCCCCGGCACCGACGCCGCGCCTCCAGGCGCGATGGCGTACGTCACGGTGACCGAGGTCTACGACGCGGAGTTCGTCAGGACCCACTGTCGGCTTCGACGCCTGGTCGATGCCGCCGGGGTGCGAGGAGGAACATGGCTTCGCGACCACCTCTCAGCGCGAGGGACGGCGTCCCGAAGACGGAGTGGGCCGAGCCGATCACCACCGTGCCGCGCGCGACGATCGCCCGCCGCGCGCGAAGTACGCGTACGTCGGTCCCGGGCGTCCTCTACCAGGGCTACGGGATGCAGCGACGGGGCGTACGGCGAGCAGGTCGTCCGGGGCGGCTGCGTCCTGGCGGCGCTCGCGGGAACGTCGGGATCCCGGGCGGCTGGGCCTCGGGTCTCGGGAACCAGGCGCCCGACGGCGGCCCCTTCTGGACCGTCTTCCCGACCGGCGAGAACCCGTTCGGCGCGGCGATCCCGTGCTTCCTCTGGACCGAGGCGGTCCTGA